From Streptomyces sp. NBC_00370, a single genomic window includes:
- a CDS encoding integration host factor: MALPPLTPEQRAAALEKAAAARRERAEVKNRLKHSGASLHDVIKQGQENDVIGKMKVSALLESLPGVGKVRAKQIMERLGISESRRVRGLGSNQIASLEREFGGSPA, translated from the coding sequence GTGGCTCTTCCGCCCCTTACCCCTGAACAGCGCGCAGCCGCGCTCGAAAAGGCCGCCGCGGCTCGCCGGGAGCGGGCCGAGGTCAAGAATCGACTCAAGCACTCCGGCGCCTCCCTCCATGACGTCATCAAGCAGGGTCAGGAGAACGACGTCATCGGGAAGATGAAGGTCTCCGCCCTGCTCGAGTCGCTGCCCGGCGTGGGCAAGGTCCGCGCCAAGCAGATCATGGAGCGGCTCGGGATCTCCGAAAGCCGCCGCGTGCGCGGTCTCGGCTCCAACCAGATCGCCTCCCTGGAACGCGAGTTCGGCGGCTCTCCGGCCTGA
- the pyrF gene encoding orotidine-5'-phosphate decarboxylase, translating into MSSDTATPGTPLAPFGARLRAAMDTRGPLCVGIDPHPGLLTAWGLADDVAGLERFARTTVEALAGQVAVLKPQSAFFERFGSRGVAVLETAVAEARSAGALVLMDSKRGDIGSTMQAYAATYLDKDSPLFSDAVTVSPYLGFGALRPALDAAAISGAGVFVLALTSNPEGAEVQRATAADGRPVAQLILDHIAAENAGATPLGSVGAVVGATLGDVRVDLAVNGPLLAPGIGAQGATPADLSGVFGPAINDVLPSVSRGVLRYGPDIRALRDGAERFTDEVKAAVDAAR; encoded by the coding sequence ATGAGTTCCGACACCGCGACCCCCGGCACCCCGCTCGCCCCGTTCGGCGCCCGGCTGCGGGCCGCCATGGACACCCGGGGACCGCTCTGCGTCGGTATCGACCCGCACCCGGGGCTGCTCACCGCCTGGGGCCTGGCCGACGACGTCGCGGGGCTCGAACGCTTCGCCCGGACCACGGTCGAGGCGCTGGCCGGTCAGGTCGCCGTGCTGAAACCGCAGTCCGCGTTCTTCGAACGCTTCGGTTCGCGCGGTGTCGCCGTCCTGGAGACGGCGGTCGCCGAGGCGCGGTCGGCGGGCGCGCTGGTCCTCATGGACTCGAAGCGCGGCGACATCGGCTCGACGATGCAGGCGTACGCGGCCACCTACCTCGACAAGGACTCGCCGCTCTTCTCCGACGCGGTGACCGTCTCGCCGTACCTCGGCTTCGGCGCCCTGCGGCCGGCCCTGGACGCCGCGGCGATCTCCGGGGCCGGGGTCTTCGTCCTCGCGCTGACGTCCAACCCGGAGGGCGCCGAGGTGCAGCGGGCGACCGCCGCCGACGGCCGTCCGGTGGCGCAGCTGATCCTCGACCACATCGCGGCGGAGAACGCCGGGGCGACGCCGCTCGGCTCGGTCGGCGCCGTCGTCGGGGCGACGCTCGGCGACGTACGGGTCGATCTCGCCGTCAACGGACCGCTGCTCGCTCCCGGCATCGGCGCGCAGGGCGCGACCCCCGCCGATCTGTCCGGCGTGTTCGGCCCCGCGATCAACGACGTACTGCCGAGCGTGAGCCGTGGCGTCTTGCGGTACGGACCGGACATCAGGGCTCTTCGGGACGGAGCCGAGCGCTTCACCGACGAGGTGAAGGCGGCTGTCGACGCCGCTCGTTGA
- a CDS encoding quinone-dependent dihydroorotate dehydrogenase, with the protein MYRIFFRLAFRRMDAEAAHHLAFRWIRLAARIPVLRTFLAAALAPRHPELRTEALGLRMHGPFGLAAGFDKNAVAVDGMAMLGFDHVEIGTVTAEPQPGNPKTRLFRLVADRALINRMGFNNEGSAAVARRLAARKAVFRTTLGVNIGKTKVTPDSAAVADYVTSTERLAAHADYLVVNVSSPNTPGLRSLQAVDQLRPLLVAVREAADRTVEGRRVPLLVKIAPDLADEDIDAVADLTVELGLDGIIATNTTIAREGLGLTSDPALVAETGGLSGAPLKERSLEVLRRLYGRVGDRLTLVGVGGVENAEDAWQRILAGATLVQGYSAFIYQGPFWSRAVHKGLAARLASSPYATLADAVGAGTRKVTV; encoded by the coding sequence ATGTACCGCATCTTCTTCCGGCTGGCCTTCCGGCGGATGGACGCCGAAGCCGCCCACCACCTCGCCTTCCGCTGGATCCGGCTCGCCGCCCGGATCCCCGTCCTGCGCACGTTCCTCGCCGCCGCCCTCGCGCCGCGCCACCCCGAACTGCGCACCGAGGCCCTCGGGCTGCGGATGCACGGCCCGTTCGGGCTCGCTGCCGGCTTCGACAAGAACGCCGTCGCCGTCGACGGGATGGCGATGCTCGGCTTCGACCACGTCGAGATCGGCACCGTCACCGCCGAACCCCAGCCAGGCAACCCCAAGACCCGCCTCTTCCGGCTCGTGGCCGACCGCGCGCTCATCAACCGGATGGGGTTCAACAACGAAGGCTCGGCGGCCGTGGCGCGCCGCCTGGCGGCCCGCAAGGCGGTCTTCCGCACCACCCTCGGGGTCAACATCGGCAAGACCAAGGTCACCCCCGACAGCGCCGCCGTCGCCGACTACGTGACATCCACCGAACGGCTCGCCGCCCACGCCGACTACCTCGTGGTCAACGTGTCGTCCCCCAACACCCCGGGACTGCGCAGCCTCCAGGCCGTCGACCAGCTGCGCCCGCTGCTCGTCGCCGTGCGGGAAGCCGCCGACCGCACGGTCGAGGGACGCCGGGTCCCGCTGCTGGTGAAGATCGCCCCCGACCTCGCGGACGAGGACATCGACGCCGTCGCCGACCTCACCGTCGAACTCGGGCTCGACGGCATCATCGCCACCAACACCACCATCGCCAGGGAAGGTCTGGGCCTCACCTCGGACCCCGCCCTCGTCGCCGAGACGGGCGGCCTGTCCGGCGCCCCGCTCAAGGAGCGCTCCCTGGAGGTCCTGCGGCGGCTGTACGGGCGCGTGGGCGACCGGCTGACGCTGGTCGGCGTCGGCGGCGTGGAGAACGCCGAGGACGCCTGGCAGCGCATCCTGGCGGGCGCCACCCTGGTGCAGGGCTACAGCGCCTTCATCTACCAGGGGCCGTTCTGGAGCCGCGCCGTCCACAAGGGGCTCGCCGCGCGCCTCGCGAGCAGCCCGTACGCCACACTCGCCGACGCCGTGGGCGCCGGTACCAGGAAGGTGACCGTATGA
- the carB gene encoding carbamoyl-phosphate synthase large subunit, which produces MPKRTDIQSVLVIGSGPIVIGQAAEFDYSGTQACRVLKAEGLRVILVNSNPATIMTDPEIADATYVEPITPEFVEKIIAKERPDALLPTLGGQTALNTAISMHEQGVLAKYGVELIGANVEAINKGEDRQLFKGVVEAVRAKIGHGESARSVICHSMDDVLAGVETLGGYPVVVRPSFTMGGAGSGFAHDEDELRRIAGQGLTLSPTTEVLLEESILGWKEYELELMRDRNDNVVVVCSIENFDPMGVHTGDSITVAPAMTLTDREYQTLRDVGIAIIREVGVDTGGCNIQFAVNPDDGRIIVIEMNPRVSRSSALASKATGFPIAKIAARLAVGYTLDEIPNDITEKTPASFEPTLDYVVVKVPRFAFEKFPAADATLTTTMKSVGEAMAIGRNFTEALQKALRSLEKAGSQFAFTGDPGDKAGLLRTAAVPTDGRINTVMQAIRAGATPEEIFEATKIDPWFVDQLFLIKEYADDLAGAAELSQELLAESKRHGFSDAQIGAIRGLREDVVREVRHALGVRPVYKTVDTCAAEFAAKTPYFYSSYDEESEVAPREKAAVIILGSGPNRIGQGIEFDYSCVHASFALSAAGYETVMVNCNPETVSTDYDTSDRLYFEPLTLEDVLEIVHAESLAGPIAGVVVQLGGQTPLGLAQALKDNGVPVVGTPPEAIHAAEDRGAFGQVLAEAGLPAPKHGTATTFAGAKAIADEIGYPVLVRPSYVLGGRGMEIVYDEDRLATYIAESTEISPTRPVLVDRFLDDAIEIDVDALYDGTELYLGGVMEHIEEAGIHSGDSACALPPITLGGFDIKRLRASTEAIAKGVGVRGLINIQFALAGDILYVLEANPRASRTVPFTSKATAVPLAKAAARISLGTTIAELRAEGLLPSTGDGGTLPMDAPISVKEAVMPWSRFRDIHGRGVDTVLGPEMRSTGEVMGIDTVFGTAYAKSQAAAYGPLPTKGRAFISVANRDKRSMIFPARELVAHGFELLATSGTAEVLKRNGINATVVRKLGEGEGPNGEPTVVQLIHDGEIDLIVNTPYGTGGRLDGYEIRTAAVARGVPCLTTVQALAAAVQGIDALNHGGVGVRSLQEHARHLIAAREEK; this is translated from the coding sequence GTGCCTAAGCGCACCGATATCCAGTCCGTCCTGGTCATCGGTTCAGGACCGATCGTCATCGGCCAGGCAGCTGAGTTCGACTACTCCGGCACCCAGGCGTGCCGGGTCCTGAAGGCCGAGGGCCTGCGGGTCATCCTCGTCAACTCCAACCCCGCCACGATCATGACGGACCCGGAGATCGCCGACGCCACGTACGTCGAGCCGATCACCCCCGAGTTCGTCGAGAAGATCATCGCCAAGGAGCGGCCCGACGCGCTGCTGCCCACGCTGGGCGGCCAGACCGCGCTGAACACCGCGATCTCCATGCACGAGCAGGGTGTCCTCGCGAAGTACGGCGTCGAGCTGATCGGCGCCAACGTCGAGGCCATCAACAAGGGCGAGGACCGCCAGCTGTTCAAGGGCGTCGTCGAGGCCGTACGGGCCAAGATCGGCCACGGCGAGTCGGCGCGCTCGGTCATCTGCCACTCCATGGACGACGTGCTCGCCGGCGTCGAGACGCTCGGCGGCTACCCCGTCGTCGTCCGGCCCTCCTTCACCATGGGCGGCGCGGGCTCCGGCTTCGCGCACGACGAGGACGAGCTGCGCCGGATCGCCGGCCAGGGCCTCACCCTCTCGCCGACCACCGAGGTCCTCCTGGAGGAGTCGATCCTCGGCTGGAAGGAGTACGAGCTGGAGCTGATGCGCGACCGGAACGACAACGTCGTGGTCGTCTGCTCCATCGAGAACTTCGACCCGATGGGCGTGCACACCGGCGACTCGATCACCGTCGCGCCCGCCATGACGCTCACCGACCGGGAGTACCAGACCCTGCGGGACGTCGGCATCGCGATCATCCGCGAGGTCGGCGTGGACACCGGCGGCTGCAACATCCAGTTCGCCGTCAACCCCGACGACGGCCGGATCATCGTCATCGAGATGAACCCGCGCGTCTCCCGCTCCTCGGCCCTCGCCTCCAAGGCCACCGGTTTCCCGATCGCCAAGATCGCCGCCAGGCTCGCCGTCGGCTACACGCTGGACGAGATCCCCAACGACATCACCGAGAAGACCCCGGCGTCCTTCGAGCCCACGCTCGACTACGTCGTGGTCAAGGTGCCGCGCTTCGCCTTCGAGAAGTTCCCCGCAGCCGACGCGACCCTCACCACCACCATGAAGTCCGTCGGCGAGGCCATGGCCATCGGCCGTAACTTCACCGAGGCCCTGCAGAAGGCGCTGCGCTCCCTGGAGAAGGCCGGCAGCCAGTTCGCCTTCACCGGCGACCCCGGTGACAAGGCCGGGCTGCTGCGTACCGCCGCCGTCCCCACCGACGGCCGGATCAACACCGTCATGCAGGCCATCAGGGCGGGCGCCACCCCCGAAGAGATCTTCGAAGCGACGAAGATCGACCCGTGGTTCGTCGACCAGCTGTTCCTGATCAAGGAGTACGCCGACGACCTGGCCGGCGCCGCGGAGCTGTCCCAGGAACTGCTCGCGGAGTCGAAGCGGCACGGCTTCTCCGACGCCCAGATCGGTGCGATCCGCGGGCTGCGCGAGGACGTCGTACGCGAGGTCAGGCACGCGCTCGGCGTCCGGCCGGTCTACAAGACCGTGGACACCTGCGCCGCCGAGTTCGCCGCGAAGACCCCGTACTTCTACTCCTCCTACGACGAGGAGAGCGAGGTCGCGCCGCGCGAGAAGGCCGCGGTGATCATCCTCGGCTCGGGTCCCAACCGGATCGGCCAGGGCATCGAGTTCGACTACTCGTGCGTCCACGCCTCGTTCGCGCTCAGCGCCGCCGGCTACGAGACCGTCATGGTCAACTGCAACCCCGAGACCGTCTCCACCGACTACGACACCTCCGACCGGCTCTACTTCGAGCCGCTCACCCTGGAGGACGTCCTGGAGATCGTGCACGCCGAGTCCCTGGCGGGCCCGATCGCCGGGGTCGTCGTCCAGCTCGGCGGCCAGACCCCGCTCGGCCTCGCGCAGGCGCTCAAGGACAACGGCGTACCGGTCGTCGGCACACCCCCCGAGGCGATCCACGCAGCCGAGGACCGCGGCGCCTTCGGCCAGGTGCTCGCCGAGGCCGGGCTGCCCGCGCCCAAGCACGGCACGGCCACCACCTTCGCCGGGGCCAAGGCCATCGCGGACGAGATCGGCTACCCCGTGCTCGTCCGGCCCAGTTACGTCCTCGGCGGGCGCGGCATGGAAATCGTCTACGACGAGGACCGGCTCGCCACGTACATCGCCGAGTCCACCGAGATCAGCCCCACCCGGCCGGTCCTCGTCGACCGCTTCCTGGACGACGCCATCGAGATCGACGTGGACGCCCTCTACGACGGCACCGAGCTGTACCTCGGCGGTGTGATGGAACACATCGAGGAGGCCGGCATCCACTCCGGCGACTCGGCGTGCGCCCTGCCGCCCATCACGCTCGGCGGCTTCGACATCAAGCGGCTGCGCGCCTCCACCGAGGCCATCGCCAAGGGCGTCGGCGTACGCGGACTGATCAACATCCAGTTCGCGCTGGCCGGCGACATCCTGTACGTCCTGGAGGCCAACCCGCGCGCCTCCCGCACGGTGCCCTTCACCTCCAAGGCCACCGCCGTACCGCTCGCCAAGGCCGCCGCCCGGATCTCGCTCGGCACCACCATCGCCGAACTGCGCGCCGAAGGGCTGCTCCCCTCGACGGGCGACGGCGGCACGCTCCCCATGGACGCGCCGATCTCCGTCAAGGAGGCCGTGATGCCGTGGTCCCGCTTCCGCGACATCCACGGCCGCGGCGTCGACACCGTCCTCGGCCCTGAGATGCGCTCCACCGGCGAGGTCATGGGCATCGACACCGTCTTCGGCACGGCGTACGCCAAGTCGCAGGCCGCCGCCTACGGCCCGCTGCCCACCAAGGGCCGCGCCTTCATCTCCGTCGCCAACCGTGACAAGCGCTCGATGATCTTCCCGGCGCGTGAACTCGTCGCCCACGGCTTCGAACTGCTCGCCACCTCCGGCACGGCCGAGGTGCTCAAGCGCAACGGCATCAACGCCACCGTCGTCCGCAAACTGGGCGAGGGGGAGGGGCCGAACGGCGAGCCGACCGTCGTCCAGCTCATCCACGACGGCGAGATCGACCTGATCGTCAACACCCCCTACGGCACCGGCGGCCGGCTCGACGGCTACGAGATCCGCACGGCCGCCGTGGCCCGCGGCGTCCCCTGCCTCACGACGGTCCAGGCGCTCGCCGCAGCCGTCCAGGGCATCGACGCCCTCAACCACGGCGGGGTCGGGGTCCGTTCCCTCCAGGAACACGCCCGACATCTGATCGCGGCACGCGAGGAAAAGTAA
- the carA gene encoding glutamine-hydrolyzing carbamoyl-phosphate synthase small subunit, with amino-acid sequence MTTSPRGTAREKASAAVLVLEDGRSFRGRAYGAVGETFGEAVFSTGMSGYQETLTDPSYHRQVVVMTAPHVGNTGVNDEDPESRRIWVSGYVVRDPARVPSNWRSQRSLDDELVAQGVVGISGIDTRALTRHLRERGAMRVGIFSGDALADEATLLDRVRQAPEMTGADLSAEVTTAETYVVPAIGTKRFTVAALDLGIKGMTPHRMAERGIEVHVLPATATLDEVYATAPDGVFLANGPGDPATADLTVVKGVLERGTPLFGICFGNQLLGRALGFGTYKLKYGHRGINQPVQDRTTGKVEVTAHNHGFAVDAPLDQVSETPYGRAEVSHVCLNDNVVEGLRLLDRPVFSVQYHPEAAAGPHDAAYLFDRFTSLMEDQRA; translated from the coding sequence ATGACGACCTCCCCCCGGGGAACAGCCCGTGAGAAGGCGTCTGCCGCCGTACTCGTCCTGGAGGACGGCCGCAGCTTCCGCGGCCGCGCCTACGGAGCGGTCGGCGAGACCTTCGGCGAAGCCGTGTTCTCCACCGGCATGTCCGGCTACCAGGAAACCCTCACCGACCCCTCGTACCACCGCCAGGTCGTCGTGATGACCGCCCCGCACGTCGGCAACACCGGCGTCAACGACGAGGACCCGGAGTCCCGGCGGATCTGGGTCTCCGGCTACGTCGTACGCGACCCCGCGCGCGTGCCGTCCAACTGGCGCTCGCAGCGCTCCCTCGACGACGAACTCGTCGCCCAGGGCGTCGTCGGCATCAGCGGCATCGACACCCGCGCCCTCACCCGCCATCTGCGCGAGCGCGGCGCCATGCGGGTCGGTATCTTCTCCGGCGACGCGCTCGCCGACGAGGCCACGCTGCTCGACCGGGTGCGGCAGGCGCCCGAGATGACGGGCGCCGACCTGTCCGCCGAGGTCACCACCGCCGAGACGTACGTCGTCCCGGCCATCGGCACCAAGCGCTTCACCGTCGCGGCGCTCGACCTCGGCATCAAGGGCATGACCCCGCACCGGATGGCCGAGCGCGGCATCGAGGTGCACGTCCTGCCCGCGACCGCCACGCTCGACGAGGTCTACGCGACAGCGCCCGACGGCGTGTTCCTCGCCAACGGGCCCGGCGACCCCGCCACCGCCGACCTCACCGTCGTCAAGGGCGTCCTGGAGCGCGGCACGCCCCTGTTCGGCATCTGCTTCGGCAACCAGCTGCTCGGCCGGGCGCTCGGCTTCGGCACGTACAAGCTCAAGTACGGCCACCGCGGCATCAACCAGCCCGTCCAGGACCGGACGACCGGCAAGGTCGAGGTCACGGCGCACAACCACGGCTTCGCCGTCGACGCCCCGCTGGACCAGGTCTCCGAGACCCCCTACGGCCGCGCCGAGGTCTCGCACGTCTGCCTCAACGACAACGTGGTCGAGGGGCTGCGGCTGCTCGACCGGCCGGTCTTCAGCGTCCAGTACCACCCCGAGGCGGCCGCGGGCCCGCACGACGCCGCGTACCTCTTCGACCGCTTCACATCCCTGATGGAGGACCAGCGTGCCTAA
- a CDS encoding PH-like domain-containing protein, producing the protein MTTANPLRLLPLAAEQKSADVTDWSARIGWVVGLLIFIALVYWLMRQGWKWRGTLQSDVPELHPLPERSGTAKLELTGRYHGSTTAGQWLDRVVAHGLGTRSRVELTLTDAGLDVVRPGANDFFVPAAQLREARLDKGIAGKVLTEGGLLIVTWQHGDKLLDSGFRSDRSAEHADWVEAINSMNHSTTSPTSSTTTEGAS; encoded by the coding sequence GTGACAACTGCGAACCCCCTGCGGCTGCTGCCGCTCGCCGCCGAGCAGAAATCGGCGGACGTGACCGACTGGTCCGCCCGGATCGGCTGGGTCGTCGGGCTGCTGATCTTCATCGCGCTCGTGTACTGGCTGATGCGCCAGGGCTGGAAGTGGCGCGGCACCCTCCAGTCCGACGTGCCGGAGCTGCACCCGCTGCCCGAGCGCAGCGGTACGGCGAAGCTGGAGCTGACCGGCCGCTACCACGGCTCGACCACGGCAGGACAGTGGCTCGACCGCGTCGTCGCCCACGGCCTCGGCACCCGCAGCCGGGTCGAGCTGACCCTCACCGACGCAGGCCTCGACGTCGTACGCCCCGGTGCGAACGACTTCTTCGTCCCCGCCGCCCAGCTGCGCGAGGCGCGGCTCGACAAGGGCATCGCCGGCAAGGTCCTCACCGAGGGCGGCCTGCTGATCGTCACCTGGCAGCACGGCGACAAGCTGCTCGACTCCGGCTTCCGCTCCGACCGGTCGGCCGAGCACGCCGACTGGGTCGAGGCGATCAACTCCATGAACCACTCCACCACGAGCCCCACGTCCAGCACCACCACGGAAGGCGCATCATGA
- a CDS encoding dihydroorotase translates to MSKILIRGAKVLGGEVRDVLIDGESVAAVDTAIEAEGATVVEAGGKILLPGLVDLHTHLREPGREDSETVLTGTRAAAVGGFTAVHAMANTFPVADTAGVVEQVWRLGKESGYCDVQPVGAVTVGLEGKQLAELGAMHDSAAGVRVFSDDGKCVDDAVIMRRALEYVKAFDGVVAQHAQEPRLTEGAQMNEGVVSSELGLGGWPAVAEESIIARDVLLAAHVGSRVHICHLSTAGSVDLVRWAKSKGWNVTAEVTPHHLLLTDELVRSYNPVYKVNPPLRTDADVMALREALADGTIDCVATDHAPHPHEDKDCEWAAAAMGMVGLETALSVVQETMVDTGLIDWAGVADRMSFRPAAIGRLAGHGRPVAVGEPANLTLVDPAYRGVVDPADFASRSRNSPYAGRELPGRVTHTFLRGKATVVDGNLA, encoded by the coding sequence ATGAGCAAGATCCTGATCCGGGGCGCGAAGGTGCTCGGCGGCGAGGTACGGGACGTCCTGATCGACGGCGAGAGCGTCGCCGCCGTGGACACCGCGATCGAGGCCGAGGGCGCGACGGTCGTCGAGGCGGGCGGCAAGATCCTGCTGCCGGGCCTGGTCGACCTGCACACCCATCTGCGCGAGCCCGGCCGCGAGGACTCGGAGACCGTCCTCACCGGTACGAGGGCGGCCGCTGTCGGCGGTTTCACGGCCGTACACGCCATGGCCAACACATTCCCCGTCGCGGACACCGCGGGCGTCGTGGAGCAGGTCTGGCGGCTCGGCAAGGAGTCCGGCTACTGCGACGTGCAGCCCGTCGGCGCCGTCACCGTCGGCCTGGAGGGCAAGCAGCTCGCCGAGCTGGGCGCCATGCACGACTCGGCGGCCGGGGTGCGGGTCTTCTCCGACGACGGCAAGTGCGTGGACGACGCCGTGATCATGCGCCGCGCGCTGGAGTACGTGAAGGCGTTCGACGGCGTCGTCGCCCAGCACGCCCAGGAGCCCAGGCTCACCGAGGGCGCCCAGATGAACGAGGGCGTCGTCTCGTCCGAGCTGGGCCTCGGCGGCTGGCCGGCCGTGGCCGAGGAGTCGATCATCGCCCGCGACGTCCTCCTCGCCGCCCACGTCGGCTCACGCGTCCACATCTGCCACCTCTCCACGGCGGGCTCCGTCGACCTCGTCCGCTGGGCCAAGTCCAAGGGCTGGAACGTGACCGCCGAGGTCACCCCGCACCACCTGCTGCTCACCGACGAGCTCGTACGGTCGTACAACCCCGTCTACAAGGTGAACCCGCCGCTGCGCACCGACGCCGACGTGATGGCGCTGCGCGAGGCGCTCGCCGACGGCACCATCGACTGTGTCGCCACCGACCACGCGCCGCACCCGCACGAGGACAAGGACTGCGAGTGGGCCGCGGCCGCCATGGGCATGGTCGGCCTGGAGACGGCGCTGTCGGTGGTCCAGGAGACGATGGTCGACACCGGCCTCATCGACTGGGCGGGCGTCGCCGACCGGATGTCCTTCCGGCCGGCCGCGATCGGCAGGCTCGCGGGGCACGGCCGCCCGGTCGCCGTCGGCGAGCCCGCCAACCTCACCCTGGTCGATCCCGCTTACCGTGGTGTCGTGGACCCCGCGGACTTCGCCTCCCGCAGCCGTAACAGCCCCTACGCGGGCCGTGAGCTGCCGGGGCGCGTCACCCACACCTTCCTGCGGGGCAAGGCCACGGTCGTCGACGGGAATCTGGCGTGA
- a CDS encoding aspartate carbamoyltransferase catalytic subunit yields the protein MLRLPGASPRTPGHLISAADLTRDDAVLILDTAEEMARVADRPIKKLPTLRGRTVVNLFFEDSTRTRISFEAAAKRLSADVINFSAKGSSVSKGESLKDTALTLEAMGADAVIIRHPSSGAPYRLATSGWIDGVVVNAGDGTHEHPTQALLDAFTLRRRLVGADAGIGADLAGRRVTIVGDILHSRVARSNVLLLHTLGAQVTLVAPPTLVPIGVEEWPCEVSYSLDDVLPASDAVMMLRVQRERMNAAYFPTEREYSRRYGLDGERMARMPEKSVVMHPGPMNRGMEITAEVADSDRCTAVEQVANGVSIRMAVLYLLLGGNEPAVSHARTEENK from the coding sequence ATGCTGCGTCTGCCAGGAGCAAGCCCCCGTACCCCCGGCCATCTGATCTCAGCGGCCGACCTCACCCGCGACGACGCCGTACTGATCCTCGACACCGCCGAGGAGATGGCGCGCGTCGCCGACCGGCCCATCAAGAAGCTGCCGACGCTGCGCGGCCGCACCGTCGTCAACCTGTTCTTCGAGGACTCCACCCGCACCCGGATCTCCTTCGAGGCCGCCGCCAAACGGCTGTCCGCCGACGTCATCAACTTCTCCGCGAAGGGCTCGTCGGTCTCCAAGGGCGAGTCGCTGAAGGACACCGCCCTCACCCTGGAGGCGATGGGCGCCGACGCCGTGATCATCCGGCACCCGTCGTCCGGAGCCCCGTACCGGCTCGCCACCTCCGGCTGGATCGACGGTGTCGTCGTCAACGCGGGCGACGGCACCCACGAACACCCCACCCAGGCGCTCCTCGACGCCTTCACCCTGCGCCGCAGGCTGGTCGGCGCGGACGCCGGCATCGGCGCCGACCTCGCGGGCCGCAGGGTCACGATCGTCGGCGACATCCTGCACAGCCGGGTCGCGCGCTCCAACGTGCTGCTGCTGCACACACTCGGCGCGCAGGTCACGCTGGTCGCCCCGCCCACGCTCGTGCCGATCGGCGTCGAGGAGTGGCCCTGCGAGGTCAGCTACAGCCTGGACGACGTGCTGCCCGCTTCGGACGCCGTGATGATGCTGCGCGTCCAGCGCGAGCGGATGAACGCCGCCTACTTCCCCACCGAGCGTGAGTACTCCCGCCGCTACGGCCTCGACGGCGAGCGGATGGCCCGGATGCCGGAGAAGTCCGTCGTGATGCACCCCGGGCCGATGAACCGCGGCATGGAGATCACCGCCGAGGTCGCCGACTCCGACCGCTGCACCGCCGTCGAACAGGTCGCCAACGGCGTCTCGATCCGGATGGCCGTGCTCTACCTGCTGCTGGGCGGCAACGAGCCCGCCGTCAGCCACGCGCGCACCGAGGAGAACAAGTAA
- the pyrR gene encoding bifunctional pyr operon transcriptional regulator/uracil phosphoribosyltransferase PyrR, with the protein METDSSISPDGPRPVLEAPDIARVLTRIAHEIVERAKGADDVVLLGIPTRGVFLARRLADKLEEITGRAIPVGSLDITMYRDDLRLRPARALARTDIPADGVDGRLVVLVDDVLFSGRTIRAALDALGDIGRPRAVQLAVLVDRGHRELPIRADYVGKNLPTSLRETVKVQLAEEDGRDTVLLGLRQPAASDER; encoded by the coding sequence ATGGAGACAGACAGCTCGATCAGTCCTGATGGCCCGCGCCCCGTTCTGGAGGCGCCCGACATCGCACGGGTCCTGACCCGTATCGCCCACGAGATCGTCGAACGCGCCAAGGGCGCCGACGACGTGGTCCTGCTCGGTATCCCGACCCGCGGTGTGTTCCTGGCCCGTCGGCTGGCCGACAAGCTCGAAGAGATCACCGGAAGAGCGATCCCGGTCGGCTCGCTCGACATCACCATGTACCGCGACGACCTGCGCCTGCGGCCCGCCCGCGCGCTCGCCCGCACCGACATCCCGGCGGACGGCGTCGACGGCCGGCTCGTCGTCCTCGTCGACGACGTGCTCTTCTCGGGCCGCACCATCCGCGCCGCCCTCGACGCCCTCGGCGACATCGGCCGGCCCCGCGCCGTCCAGCTCGCCGTCCTCGTCGACCGCGGCCACCGGGAACTGCCGATCCGCGCGGACTACGTCGGCAAGAACCTCCCCACGTCGCTGCGCGAGACGGTCAAGGTCCAGCTCGCCGAGGAGGACGGCCGCGACACGGTCCTGCTCGGTCTGCGCCAGCCCGCCGCCTCCGACGAGCGGTAG